A region from the Curtobacterium sp. MCBA15_012 genome encodes:
- the sucC gene encoding ADP-forming succinate--CoA ligase subunit beta produces MDLFEYQARDLFESYGVPVLQGIIADTPEEAKAAAEQIGGVVVVKAQVKVGGRGKAGGVKVAKTPDEAFEHAQAILGLDIKGHTVQRVMVAQGADIAEEFYFSVLLDRANRSYLSLVSVEGGMEIEQLAVEKPEALARVEVNPLTGINEEAAKDIARQAGFPDELVDQVAGVFVKLYDVFAGEDATLVEVNPLVRTGDGQILALDGKVSLDENADFRHEGHAELEDTASEDPLEAKAKQHGLNYVKLDGQVGVIGNGAGLVMSTLDVVAYAGERHGGVKPANFLDIGGGASAEVMANGLDVILGDPQVKSVFVNVFGGITACDAVANGIVAALGILGDAATKPLVVRLDGNNVDEGRRILAEAAHPLVTVAATMDDAAEKAAELAAAAA; encoded by the coding sequence GTGGATCTTTTCGAGTACCAGGCCAGGGACCTCTTCGAGTCCTACGGCGTCCCTGTGCTGCAGGGCATCATCGCCGACACCCCCGAGGAGGCGAAGGCGGCGGCCGAGCAGATCGGCGGTGTCGTCGTCGTCAAGGCGCAGGTGAAGGTCGGCGGCCGCGGCAAGGCGGGCGGCGTCAAGGTCGCCAAGACGCCCGACGAGGCGTTCGAGCACGCGCAGGCGATCCTCGGCCTCGACATCAAGGGCCACACCGTGCAGCGCGTGATGGTCGCCCAGGGCGCCGACATCGCCGAGGAGTTCTACTTCTCGGTGCTGCTGGACCGGGCGAACCGCTCCTACCTGTCGCTCGTCAGCGTCGAGGGCGGCATGGAGATCGAGCAGCTCGCGGTCGAGAAGCCCGAGGCGCTCGCCCGTGTCGAGGTGAACCCGCTGACCGGGATCAACGAGGAAGCGGCGAAGGACATCGCGCGCCAGGCCGGGTTCCCGGACGAGCTCGTCGACCAGGTGGCCGGCGTCTTCGTGAAGCTCTACGACGTCTTCGCGGGTGAGGACGCCACCCTCGTCGAGGTCAACCCCCTCGTCCGCACCGGTGACGGCCAGATCCTGGCGCTCGACGGCAAGGTCTCGCTCGACGAGAACGCCGACTTCCGCCACGAGGGCCACGCCGAGCTCGAGGACACCGCGAGCGAGGACCCGCTCGAGGCCAAGGCGAAGCAGCACGGCCTCAACTACGTCAAGCTCGACGGCCAGGTCGGCGTGATCGGCAACGGCGCCGGGCTCGTCATGTCGACGCTCGACGTCGTCGCCTACGCCGGTGAGCGCCACGGCGGCGTGAAGCCCGCCAACTTCCTCGACATCGGCGGCGGTGCGTCGGCCGAGGTCATGGCGAACGGCCTCGACGTCATCCTCGGCGACCCGCAGGTGAAGAGCGTGTTCGTGAACGTCTTCGGCGGCATCACCGCCTGCGACGCCGTCGCGAACGGCATCGTCGCCGCGCTCGGCATCCTCGGCGACGCGGCCACCAAGCCGCTCGTCGTCCGCCTGGACGGCAACAACGTGGACGAGGGTCGTCGGATCCTGGCGGAGGCGGCGCACCCGCTCGTCACCGTCGCCGCGACCATGGACGACGCGGCCGAGAAGGCCGCCGAACTCGCCGCTGCAGCGGCCTGA
- a CDS encoding RecQ family ATP-dependent DNA helicase: MDKHLRTRAADVFGWELRPEQETVVDAVLAGRDAVALMPTGSGKSAIYQVAALGLEGAVVVVSPLVALQEDQVVGIENHPDAPRAVTINATHGHRELDEAWDAIDSGEARYVFLAPEQLAKDEVVDRLREVGVALVAVDEAHCVSSWGHDFRPDYLVLGEVVERLGRPPVLAMTATGSSPVRAEIVERLGMRDPLVVATGFDRPNLRFEVVRHAADADKREAVVAQVAELEGAGIVYVATRADTLVYADELVESGRRAKPYHAGLRVRDRERVHHEFLDGELDVVVATSAFGMGIDKPDVRFVVHADVPESVDAYYQEVGRAGRDGDVGSTTLHYRAEDLGLRRFFASGSPRPASLRAVFDAVPADGSIARSELAERSGLAARTAGRSANALVEAGALEDGEDGLRRVAGGPTDAAAAARLAKGHAQERAEVEESRIAMMRRYAETSGCRRQFLLGYFGDELAVPCGNCDTCTSGSATGLDAHGADGSHDAEWPPDAPVEHGQWGRGTVMSTEDDRITVFFESAGYKTLGLADVDSRHLLERV, translated from the coding sequence GTGGACAAGCACCTCCGTACCCGCGCCGCCGACGTCTTCGGCTGGGAACTCCGCCCCGAGCAGGAGACCGTCGTCGACGCCGTGCTCGCCGGGCGCGACGCCGTCGCCCTGATGCCGACCGGCTCCGGCAAGTCCGCGATCTACCAGGTCGCCGCCCTCGGCCTCGAGGGCGCCGTCGTGGTCGTCTCGCCGCTGGTCGCCCTGCAGGAGGACCAGGTCGTCGGCATCGAGAACCACCCGGACGCCCCGCGCGCGGTCACGATCAACGCCACGCACGGGCACCGCGAGCTCGACGAGGCCTGGGACGCGATCGACTCCGGCGAGGCCCGCTACGTGTTCCTCGCCCCCGAGCAGCTCGCGAAGGACGAGGTCGTCGACCGGCTCCGCGAGGTCGGCGTGGCGCTCGTCGCCGTCGACGAGGCGCACTGCGTCTCGAGCTGGGGCCACGACTTCCGACCCGACTACCTGGTGCTCGGCGAGGTGGTCGAGCGGCTGGGGCGGCCCCCGGTGCTCGCGATGACCGCCACGGGCTCCTCCCCGGTCCGGGCCGAGATCGTCGAGCGGCTCGGGATGCGCGACCCGCTCGTCGTCGCCACCGGCTTCGACCGGCCGAACCTGCGCTTCGAGGTCGTCCGGCACGCCGCCGACGCCGACAAGCGCGAGGCCGTCGTCGCGCAGGTCGCCGAGCTCGAGGGCGCCGGCATCGTCTACGTCGCGACCCGCGCCGACACGCTCGTGTACGCGGACGAGCTCGTCGAGAGCGGGCGCCGGGCCAAGCCGTACCACGCCGGTCTCCGCGTGCGGGACCGCGAGCGGGTGCACCACGAGTTCCTCGACGGCGAGCTCGACGTCGTCGTCGCGACGAGCGCCTTCGGCATGGGCATCGACAAGCCGGACGTCCGGTTCGTCGTGCACGCCGACGTGCCGGAGTCCGTGGACGCGTACTACCAGGAGGTCGGGCGGGCCGGTCGGGACGGCGACGTCGGCAGCACGACGCTGCACTACCGCGCCGAGGACCTGGGCCTGCGCCGGTTCTTCGCCTCGGGGTCCCCGCGGCCGGCGTCGCTGCGCGCGGTGTTCGACGCGGTCCCCGCCGACGGGTCGATCGCCCGGTCCGAGCTGGCCGAGCGGTCCGGACTCGCCGCCCGCACGGCCGGTCGGTCCGCGAACGCCCTGGTCGAGGCGGGTGCCCTCGAGGACGGCGAGGACGGACTGCGGCGCGTCGCGGGCGGGCCGACCGACGCCGCGGCCGCCGCGCGTCTCGCCAAGGGCCACGCACAGGAGCGGGCCGAGGTGGAGGAGTCCCGCATCGCGATGATGCGCCGGTACGCGGAGACCTCGGGCTGCCGCCGGCAGTTCCTGCTCGGCTACTTCGGCGACGAGCTCGCCGTGCCCTGCGGCAACTGCGACACGTGCACCTCGGGCAGCGCGACCGGTCTCGACGCCCATGGCGCGGACGGATCGCACGACGCCGAGTGGCCGCCGGACGCCCCGGTCGAGCACGGGCAGTGGGGCCGCGGCACGGTGATGAGCACCGAGGACGACCGCATCACGGTGTTCTTCGAGTCGGCGGGCTACAAGACCCTCGGCCTCGCGGACGTCGACTCGCGGCACCTGCTCGAACGCGTCTGA
- a CDS encoding oxygenase MpaB family protein codes for MSDGRTGGAAHHRHRASRPTHAHVVDRDLRRWLTDSTPVAAAGRAILLQIADPVVAAGVRRHSDFARRPQQRLAHTLMFVSAVLVGSEADAALAAAFVDRAHRPVAGADDVERQRWVAATLFDSARLAHDLFGDPIDAARAEDVLAAYAPIATSLRVPPDRWFDSVADFDRSWSDTLATLRVTDDARGVVRDLLHPRAAPAWVRAAMPVVRVVTVGMLPAPLRGAYGFPWGAHEERRFRRTVAGLRRVRAVVPRWVLRLPAPLLIRAMRRTAARHRAARPASATD; via the coding sequence GTGAGCGACGGTCGGACGGGAGGCGCGGCGCACCACCGGCACCGCGCCTCCCGTCCGACGCACGCACACGTCGTCGACCGCGACCTGCGTCGCTGGCTCACCGACAGCACGCCCGTGGCCGCGGCCGGCCGCGCCATCCTGCTGCAGATCGCCGACCCGGTGGTCGCGGCGGGGGTCCGGCGGCACTCCGACTTCGCGCGACGACCGCAGCAGCGGCTCGCGCACACCCTGATGTTCGTGTCCGCGGTCCTGGTCGGTTCCGAGGCGGACGCCGCCCTCGCCGCGGCGTTCGTCGACCGGGCGCACCGGCCGGTTGCGGGCGCGGACGACGTCGAGCGGCAGCGGTGGGTCGCCGCGACCCTGTTCGACTCGGCCCGGCTCGCACACGACCTGTTCGGCGACCCGATCGACGCCGCCCGCGCCGAGGACGTCCTCGCGGCGTACGCACCGATCGCGACGTCGCTGCGCGTGCCCCCGGACCGGTGGTTCGACTCGGTGGCCGACTTCGACCGCTCCTGGTCGGACACCCTGGCGACCCTGCGCGTCACCGACGACGCACGCGGTGTCGTCCGCGACCTGCTCCACCCGCGGGCCGCCCCGGCGTGGGTGCGCGCGGCGATGCCGGTCGTCCGGGTCGTGACCGTCGGCATGCTGCCCGCACCGCTGCGCGGCGCGTACGGCTTCCCGTGGGGCGCGCACGAGGAACGGCGCTTCCGGCGCACCGTCGCCGGCCTCCGTCGGGTCCGCGCGGTCGTCCCGCGGTGGGTGCTGCGGCTGCCGGCGCCCCTGCTCATCCGGGCGATGCGCCGGACGGCCGCCCGGCACCGCGCTGCCCGCCCCGCCTCCGCGACGGACTGA
- a CDS encoding ribose-phosphate pyrophosphokinase-like domain-containing protein: MAVELSTWDAQGTPTTTTFSTMRFPAGEAHVKVQDDADAGATTEIATLRGTSGDDLVLLGMWADAVRQRGARSVALVPYLPGARQDRGLPFGAKVYADVLNGFGIDQVIAFDPHSPVIVGLVERLTVVTSEQVVRDAVLDVEGDAYTGIIAPDKGAVARATAVAESCGLPLYRAEKHRNPDTGKLDGFTCEPLPADGRFLVVDDICDGGGTFAGLASATGLPRERLGLWVSHGVFSGRAPQLAEHFAEIVTTDSYPAQQDVPGLRTVPLSPYLTKEIR, translated from the coding sequence ATGGCAGTCGAACTCAGCACCTGGGACGCCCAGGGCACACCGACGACCACGACGTTCTCCACCATGCGGTTCCCCGCCGGTGAAGCCCACGTCAAGGTCCAGGACGACGCCGACGCGGGGGCGACCACCGAGATCGCGACCCTGCGCGGCACCAGCGGCGACGACCTCGTCCTGCTCGGCATGTGGGCGGACGCGGTCCGCCAGCGCGGGGCACGGTCGGTCGCACTCGTCCCCTACCTCCCCGGCGCCCGACAGGACCGGGGCCTCCCCTTCGGCGCGAAGGTCTACGCTGACGTCCTCAACGGGTTCGGGATCGACCAGGTGATCGCCTTCGACCCGCACTCCCCCGTCATCGTCGGGCTGGTCGAGCGTCTCACGGTCGTCACGAGCGAGCAGGTCGTCCGCGACGCCGTGCTCGACGTCGAGGGGGACGCCTACACGGGGATCATCGCGCCGGACAAGGGCGCGGTCGCGCGGGCCACGGCGGTCGCCGAGTCGTGCGGCCTGCCCCTGTACCGGGCCGAGAAGCACCGCAACCCCGACACCGGCAAGCTCGACGGCTTCACGTGCGAGCCGCTCCCCGCGGACGGCCGGTTCCTGGTCGTCGACGACATCTGCGACGGTGGCGGCACGTTCGCGGGCCTCGCCAGCGCGACCGGCCTGCCGCGGGAGCGCCTGGGCCTCTGGGTCTCGCACGGGGTGTTCTCCGGTCGGGCCCCGCAGCTCGCCGAGCACTTCGCCGAGATCGTCACGACCGACAGCTACCCGGCACAGCAGGACGTGCCGGGCCTCCGCACCGTCCCGCTCAGCCCGTACCTCACGAAGGAGATCCGATGA
- a CDS encoding nicotinate phosphoribosyltransferase: protein MTTTTTGLEPRTTAPSPIAPLLAVDGYKHSHRQVYPAGTTRILINWTNRSNAHMPESTHAVVFGLQAFVQRHLVEAWAPFFAADEDTVAELFEQALQGYFGPNHIGVDHVRALHRLGYLPLEIRALPEGTLAPIGVATLTVENTVDEFFWLPNYIETALSASIWHPSTVATKALAYRDLMEEWAERTGADPASIDFAAHDFSFRGQSSIESAAAGGAGHLLSFLGTDSMPSLDFIDRYYPGDNGWVAASVPATEHSVMCVRGADGELETFEQILDVYPTGIVSAVSDGFDLFKVLTETLPQLKDRITARDGKLVIRPDSGDPVDIVTGTVHGVPQDELFREGRSHEEKGVVELLDELFGHTVNAKGYKVLDQHIGVIYGDSITLDRARRIYERLAAKGYASDNIVLGIGSYTYQYMTRDNLGSAVKATWALVDGEPVDIQKDPKTGSGKKSAKGRIALHRDADGEIRQTDQATPEDEATSLLQPVWVDGRFQVHQSFADVRETLRTERAARAARRAAA, encoded by the coding sequence ATGACCACCACGACGACGGGCCTCGAGCCCCGCACCACCGCCCCGAGCCCGATCGCGCCGCTCCTCGCGGTGGACGGCTACAAGCACTCGCACCGCCAGGTGTACCCGGCGGGCACGACCCGCATCCTCATCAACTGGACCAACCGGTCGAACGCGCACATGCCCGAGTCGACGCACGCCGTGGTGTTCGGGCTGCAGGCGTTCGTCCAGCGCCACCTGGTCGAGGCGTGGGCGCCGTTCTTCGCCGCCGACGAGGACACCGTCGCCGAGCTGTTCGAGCAGGCGCTCCAGGGCTACTTCGGCCCGAACCACATCGGCGTCGACCACGTCCGCGCCCTGCACCGCCTCGGCTACCTGCCGCTCGAGATCCGCGCGCTCCCCGAGGGCACCCTCGCCCCGATCGGCGTCGCGACCCTGACCGTCGAGAACACCGTCGACGAGTTCTTCTGGCTGCCGAACTACATCGAGACCGCGCTGTCGGCGTCGATCTGGCACCCCTCGACCGTCGCGACGAAGGCCCTCGCCTACCGCGACCTCATGGAGGAGTGGGCCGAGCGCACCGGCGCGGACCCGGCGAGCATCGACTTCGCCGCGCACGACTTCTCGTTCCGCGGGCAGTCGAGCATCGAGTCGGCGGCCGCCGGCGGCGCGGGGCACCTGCTGTCGTTCCTCGGCACCGACTCGATGCCCTCGCTCGACTTCATCGACCGCTACTACCCGGGCGACAACGGCTGGGTCGCCGCGAGCGTCCCCGCCACCGAGCACAGCGTGATGTGCGTCCGCGGTGCCGACGGCGAGCTCGAGACCTTCGAGCAGATCCTCGACGTCTACCCGACCGGCATCGTCTCGGCGGTGAGCGACGGCTTCGACCTGTTCAAGGTGCTCACCGAGACGCTCCCGCAGCTCAAGGACCGGATCACGGCGCGCGACGGCAAGCTCGTGATCCGTCCGGACTCGGGCGACCCGGTCGACATCGTCACGGGGACCGTGCACGGCGTCCCGCAGGACGAGCTGTTCCGCGAGGGCCGCAGCCACGAGGAGAAGGGCGTCGTCGAGCTCCTCGACGAGCTGTTCGGCCACACCGTGAACGCGAAGGGCTACAAGGTCCTCGACCAGCACATCGGCGTCATCTACGGCGACAGCATCACCCTCGACCGTGCCCGCCGGATCTACGAGCGCCTCGCCGCCAAGGGCTACGCGAGCGACAACATCGTGCTCGGCATCGGGTCGTACACGTACCAGTACATGACGCGCGACAACCTCGGCAGCGCCGTGAAGGCCACCTGGGCCCTCGTCGACGGCGAGCCCGTGGACATCCAGAAGGACCCGAAGACCGGCAGCGGCAAGAAGAGCGCGAAGGGCCGCATCGCCCTGCACCGCGACGCCGACGGCGAGATCCGGCAGACCGACCAGGCGACCCCCGAGGACGAGGCGACGAGCCTCCTCCAGCCCGTCTGGGTCGACGGTCGCTTCCAGGTCCACCAGTCGTTCGCCGACGTCCGCGAGACGCTCCGCACCGAGCGTGCGGCCCGCGCGGCCCGTCGGGCGGCGGCGTGA
- a CDS encoding NUDIX domain-containing protein: MTDAATAARDQPLIAIDVVPVSFTTGGGLRVATARRANAPYAGREALPGVLLDAAERLADGARRALRTKTGIDAAAVRHLAQVGAFDGPERDPRDAAVSIAFLAVVAPEPGGASDGPLRDGGDPRIPGDTPMDRHSSDGGDPRLPADARAVWHPLDGGDHGLPFDHDAIVRAARDQVRTRLWRDTALTRALLGEVFTTSDAAQLHAALHGAPPDAGNLNRALRTNPALVRTTVPARTGGRGGRPPATWTWTD; the protein is encoded by the coding sequence GTGACCGACGCCGCCACGGCAGCCCGCGACCAGCCCCTCATCGCGATCGACGTCGTTCCGGTGTCGTTCACGACGGGGGGCGGGTTGCGGGTCGCCACCGCGCGTCGGGCGAACGCCCCGTACGCCGGACGGGAGGCGCTGCCCGGCGTGCTCCTGGACGCTGCGGAACGCCTCGCCGACGGTGCGCGGCGCGCACTGCGGACCAAGACCGGGATCGACGCGGCTGCGGTCCGGCACCTCGCCCAGGTCGGGGCGTTCGACGGGCCCGAGCGGGACCCGCGGGACGCCGCGGTGAGCATCGCGTTCCTCGCGGTCGTGGCACCGGAGCCCGGCGGGGCGTCGGACGGACCCCTGCGTGACGGAGGCGACCCGCGCATCCCGGGCGACACACCGATGGACCGACACTCGTCCGACGGGGGCGACCCGCGCCTCCCGGCCGATGCCCGGGCCGTCTGGCACCCGCTCGACGGAGGTGACCACGGCCTCCCGTTCGACCACGACGCCATCGTGCGCGCCGCGCGCGACCAGGTGCGGACCCGGCTGTGGCGGGACACCGCGCTGACCCGCGCCCTGCTCGGCGAGGTCTTCACCACCAGCGACGCGGCGCAGCTGCACGCGGCCCTGCACGGCGCCCCTCCGGACGCCGGCAACCTCAACCGCGCGCTCCGGACGAACCCCGCGCTCGTGCGCACGACGGTCCCCGCACGGACCGGCGGGCGCGGCGGGCGTCCCCCGGCGACCTGGACGTGGACGGACTAG
- a CDS encoding pyridoxal 5'-phosphate synthase — protein MSASLSGDDSLHLPEFDAPPASPIDLARQWLDAASEREVSEPMSMTLATAGADGRVSARTVDVKRLEDRGLVFGTSTLSPKGRQLAENPHAALQVYWRETMQQLRFEGRAVQLSDEESDALFADRSPKSRAATAIADQSDVLEPRTLQDLIDDANLLLSDTDDEVPRPEGWVAWRLEPEIVEFWHGSRDRMHRRLQYVRAGEGWDAARLQP, from the coding sequence ATGTCCGCTTCGCTGTCCGGTGACGACTCCCTGCACCTGCCCGAGTTCGACGCCCCGCCCGCATCGCCGATCGACCTCGCCCGGCAGTGGCTCGACGCCGCGTCCGAGCGCGAGGTGTCCGAGCCGATGTCGATGACCCTCGCGACCGCCGGTGCCGACGGCCGGGTGAGCGCCCGCACCGTGGACGTGAAGCGCCTCGAGGACCGCGGGCTCGTCTTCGGCACCTCGACCCTCAGCCCGAAGGGACGGCAGCTCGCCGAGAACCCGCACGCGGCGCTCCAGGTGTACTGGCGCGAGACCATGCAGCAGCTCCGGTTCGAGGGTCGGGCGGTGCAGCTCTCCGACGAGGAGTCCGACGCCCTGTTCGCCGACCGCTCGCCGAAGTCCCGCGCCGCCACCGCGATCGCCGACCAGTCCGACGTGCTCGAGCCGCGGACGCTGCAGGACCTCATCGACGACGCGAACCTGCTGCTGTCCGACACCGACGACGAGGTGCCCCGCCCGGAGGGGTGGGTCGCGTGGCGGCTGGAGCCCGAGATCGTGGAGTTCTGGCACGGCAGCCGCGACCGGATGCACCGGCGGTTGCAGTACGTCCGCGCGGGCGAGGGCTGGGACGCGGCGCGGCTGCAGCCGTAG
- a CDS encoding GNAT family N-acetyltransferase codes for MGNDAAPTVRRAEPRDARSIAEVHVRAWREAYAHLLPAAFLAALDVDAREDRWRGLVADPDLTVLVAERDGRVVGWASAGPGRDDEPVRDRELEGIYVLAGHHGSGTGQVLLDAAVGTEPAFLWVADRNPRAEAFYRRNGFERDGATKHVPIGPAGLDAVRMVR; via the coding sequence ATGGGGAACGACGCCGCACCGACCGTCCGCCGAGCCGAGCCGCGGGACGCCCGCAGCATCGCCGAGGTGCACGTCCGGGCCTGGCGGGAGGCGTACGCGCACCTGCTCCCGGCCGCGTTCCTCGCCGCGCTCGACGTCGACGCCCGCGAGGACCGGTGGCGCGGACTCGTCGCCGACCCCGACCTGACCGTCCTGGTCGCCGAGCGGGACGGCAGGGTCGTCGGGTGGGCCTCGGCCGGGCCCGGACGGGACGACGAGCCCGTGCGGGACCGCGAACTCGAGGGCATCTACGTGCTCGCCGGGCACCACGGTTCCGGTACGGGCCAGGTGCTGCTCGACGCCGCGGTCGGCACCGAACCCGCGTTCCTCTGGGTCGCCGACCGCAACCCGCGCGCCGAGGCGTTCTACCGCCGCAACGGGTTCGAACGGGACGGGGCCACGAAGCACGTCCCGATCGGTCCCGCCGGGCTCGACGCCGTCCGCATGGTCCGGTAG
- a CDS encoding ATP-dependent helicase — protein sequence MTIVLDPFDQSPEPGAGNRAGGYDDPFTAGLNPQQKEAVEYRGESLLIVAGAGSGKTSVLTRRIALLLANREAWPSQILAITFTNKAAAEMRERVHALVGQASEGMWISTFHSACVRILRREAERFGFPQSFTIYDSADSRALLKRIIKELEADSLGLTVGAASSKISKLKNELQDVDTYARNINANDPQEVMFTEVFRRYTNELRRANAFDFDDLIGQTVFLFRAFPEVAALYQRRFRFVLVDEYQDTNHAQYALIRELTRPVPVEQVDKLEDAGQHVERMREADGSIAPASLTVVGDSDQSIYAFRGADIRNIVEFERDFPNSKVILLEQNYRSTQTILDAANAVIANNFDRQAKNLFTDVGAGDKIIGFTGYTGHDEAQFVADEIQRLHEDGMSYRDMAVFYRTNSQTRALEEIFIRAAIPYRVLGGTKFYERAEIKDAMAYLITVANPADPLALRRILNVPKRGIGAVTETALQRYADEHETSMREALRHADELGFGPKVRTAITSFAALLDDVSTRAATQPVVDTLTQLLDGSGLLENLRKSPDAQDSARADNIDELVAVTREFQKNNPEGTLSDFLTEVSLVAAADELDDSSGTVSLMTLHTAKGLEYDAVFLTGVEEDLLPHRMSANEPGGPAEERRLFYVGITRAKKSLFLSLAMTRAQFGDVNVAMPSRFLQEIPEGLIEWKQSPGMANSRGGTQPRALNARRDGGSAGGFGGAGGSGGGGYRGGGGWGGGSYDRAAAAAKTRPKTEWANRVSGQVRDNGDMELVAGDRITHVDFGEGTVSAVTGQGAKRIAEIAFDAAGRKKLLIKIAPIEKL from the coding sequence ATGACGATCGTGCTCGACCCCTTCGACCAGTCGCCCGAGCCGGGCGCGGGCAACCGCGCCGGCGGGTACGACGACCCGTTCACCGCGGGTCTGAACCCCCAGCAGAAGGAAGCCGTCGAGTACCGCGGTGAGTCCCTGCTCATCGTGGCGGGCGCGGGCTCCGGCAAGACGAGCGTGCTGACCCGACGGATCGCCCTGCTGCTCGCGAACCGCGAAGCCTGGCCGTCGCAGATCCTCGCGATCACGTTCACGAACAAGGCCGCCGCCGAGATGCGCGAGCGCGTGCACGCCCTGGTCGGCCAGGCGTCCGAGGGCATGTGGATCTCGACGTTCCACTCCGCGTGCGTGCGGATCCTCCGGCGCGAGGCCGAGCGCTTCGGGTTCCCGCAGTCGTTCACGATCTACGACTCCGCCGACTCGCGGGCGCTGCTCAAGCGGATCATCAAGGAGCTCGAGGCCGACTCGCTCGGGCTGACGGTCGGCGCGGCCTCGTCGAAGATCTCGAAGCTCAAGAACGAGCTGCAGGACGTCGACACGTACGCCAGGAACATCAACGCGAACGACCCGCAGGAGGTCATGTTCACGGAGGTGTTCCGCCGCTACACGAACGAGCTGCGTCGGGCGAACGCCTTCGACTTCGACGACCTCATCGGGCAGACGGTGTTTCTGTTCCGGGCGTTCCCCGAGGTCGCCGCGCTCTACCAGCGACGGTTCCGGTTCGTCCTGGTCGACGAGTACCAGGACACCAACCACGCGCAGTACGCCCTGATCCGCGAACTCACCCGGCCGGTGCCCGTGGAGCAGGTCGACAAGCTCGAGGACGCCGGGCAGCACGTGGAACGCATGCGCGAGGCCGACGGGTCGATCGCGCCGGCGTCCCTGACGGTCGTCGGTGACTCCGACCAGTCGATCTACGCCTTCCGCGGGGCGGACATCCGCAACATCGTCGAGTTCGAGCGGGACTTCCCGAACTCGAAGGTCATCCTGCTCGAGCAGAACTACCGGTCGACGCAGACCATCCTCGACGCCGCGAACGCCGTCATCGCGAACAACTTCGACCGGCAGGCGAAGAACCTGTTCACGGACGTCGGGGCCGGCGACAAGATCATCGGCTTCACCGGGTACACCGGCCACGACGAGGCCCAGTTCGTCGCCGACGAGATCCAGCGGCTGCACGAGGACGGCATGTCCTACCGGGACATGGCCGTGTTCTACCGGACGAACTCGCAGACCCGTGCGCTCGAGGAGATCTTCATCCGGGCGGCGATCCCGTACCGGGTGCTCGGCGGCACGAAGTTCTACGAGCGCGCCGAGATCAAGGACGCCATGGCGTACCTGATCACGGTCGCCAACCCGGCCGACCCGCTCGCCCTGCGCCGCATCCTCAACGTGCCGAAGCGCGGCATCGGGGCGGTCACCGAGACCGCGCTGCAGCGGTACGCCGACGAGCACGAGACCTCGATGCGCGAGGCCCTGCGGCACGCCGACGAGCTCGGCTTCGGGCCCAAGGTACGGACGGCCATCACGTCCTTCGCGGCGCTGCTCGACGACGTCTCGACGCGCGCGGCGACACAGCCGGTCGTCGACACGCTGACGCAGCTGCTCGACGGCTCGGGGCTGCTCGAGAACCTGCGGAAGTCGCCCGACGCCCAGGACTCCGCCCGGGCCGACAACATCGACGAGCTCGTGGCCGTGACCCGCGAGTTCCAGAAGAACAACCCCGAGGGCACGCTCTCCGACTTCCTCACCGAGGTCTCGCTCGTCGCGGCTGCGGACGAGCTCGACGACTCCTCGGGCACGGTGTCGCTCATGACGCTGCACACCGCGAAGGGCCTGGAGTACGACGCGGTCTTCCTGACCGGTGTCGAGGAAGACCTGCTCCCGCACCGGATGTCCGCGAACGAGCCGGGCGGCCCCGCCGAGGAACGCCGCCTGTTCTACGTCGGGATCACCCGCGCCAAGAAGTCGCTCTTCCTGTCGCTCGCGATGACCCGCGCGCAGTTCGGCGACGTCAACGTGGCGATGCCCTCCCGGTTCCTGCAGGAGATCCCCGAGGGGCTCATCGAGTGGAAGCAGTCGCCGGGCATGGCGAACAGCCGCGGTGGGACGCAGCCGCGCGCGCTCAACGCCCGGCGTGACGGCGGCAGTGCCGGGGGCTTCGGCGGAGCGGGCGGCTCGGGTGGCGGCGGCTACCGGGGCGGTGGCGGCTGGGGCGGCGGGTCGTACGACCGTGCGGCCGCGGCGGCGAAGACCCGCCCGAAGACCGAGTGGGCGAACCGGGTGTCCGGGCAGGTCCGCGACAACGGGGACATGGAGCTCGTGGCCGGCGACCGGATCACGCACGTGGACTTCGGCGAGGGCACGGTCTCCGCGGTGACCGGGCAGGGCGCCAAGCGCATCGCCGAGATCGCGTTCGACGCTGCGGGGCGCAAGAAGCTGCTCATCAAGATCGCGCCGATCGAGAAGCTCTAG